A single genomic interval of Aegicerativicinus sediminis harbors:
- a CDS encoding SDR family NAD(P)-dependent oxidoreductase — MSKNVIITGTSRGIGFELVKLFAKNGDNVLALSRNELPIKNLELKTVFSESCDITTSDGVKSISNFVRERWGKVDILINNAGFLINRPFKEISIEDFRKVYDVNVFAVAETIKAVLPFMGNLAHVVSISSMGGIQGSAKFPGLAAYSSSKGAVITLSELLAEEYKDSGPSFNVLALGAVQTEMLEQAFPGYKAPTTAAEMAQYIFEFACNGQKYYNGKVLQVSNSTP, encoded by the coding sequence ATGAGTAAAAATGTAATAATTACCGGAACAAGCCGGGGAATAGGTTTTGAATTAGTTAAACTCTTTGCCAAAAATGGTGATAATGTCTTGGCATTGTCTAGAAACGAGTTGCCAATTAAGAACCTAGAACTAAAAACTGTTTTTTCAGAAAGTTGCGATATTACAACTTCGGATGGAGTGAAATCTATCTCGAACTTTGTAAGGGAACGTTGGGGAAAAGTTGATATTTTAATTAACAATGCAGGTTTTCTGATAAACAGGCCATTTAAAGAAATTTCAATTGAAGACTTCCGTAAAGTTTATGATGTAAATGTATTTGCGGTAGCTGAAACTATTAAGGCGGTATTGCCTTTTATGGGTAATCTTGCACATGTAGTAAGCATTAGTTCAATGGGAGGAATTCAAGGTAGTGCCAAATTTCCGGGATTAGCCGCCTATAGTTCGAGTAAAGGAGCTGTAATTACATTATCAGAGTTATTAGCGGAAGAATATAAAGATAGTGGTCCTTCATTTAATGTGTTAGCATTGGGAGCCGTTCAAACTGAAATGTTAGAGCAAGCCTTTCCAGGTTATAAGGCGCCAACAACAGCGGCCGAAATGGCTCAATACATTTTTGAGTTCGCCTGTAATGGACAGAAATATTACAATGGGAAGGTCTTACAAGTTTCAAATTCCACCCCGTGA
- a CDS encoding DUF389 domain-containing protein has translation MAENKFNFSEEGQPVKATPNSTEESKEQIKTEAKGLAASITKFLKDILAFRDDTDRDATVEAIKNDIPFKGATAWILICSIFVASIGLNANSTAVVIGAMLISPLMGPILGVGYSIAVNDIDILRKSLVNLGVMIVLSLITAFLFFYLFPLSEDTSELLGRTRPDIRDVLIAFFGGLALIIARTKRGTIASVIFGVAIATALMPPLCTAGYGLAIGNFRYFGGAMYLFGINTIFIALATFVVLKILRFPMQKYANSKKRRFISRMATLLAIVVMIPAVWTFLNVLTETGYESDYKKFFKKNIESNDALWLQRQNLDMDKKVISLYFNGDVTEATEISLQNSLKDYENIHDFELRINTNKLRSTDLILQSYDRAIKELEEKDYTIQGLKEEISKLEETIDNLAKNANGGNNGNFVFSSLAKEAKEKFPGLDYLSVSRTMESSDFSTVDTLTVVGVKWEDKVADSLKTKNESEIVKWLDAKFNTKKIQLLRK, from the coding sequence ATGGCTGAGAATAAATTCAATTTTTCTGAGGAGGGCCAACCCGTTAAGGCCACTCCTAACTCAACTGAAGAATCTAAAGAGCAAATTAAGACCGAGGCCAAAGGTCTTGCAGCTAGTATAACAAAATTCCTTAAGGACATACTTGCCTTCAGAGATGATACAGATAGGGATGCAACGGTTGAAGCCATTAAGAATGATATTCCCTTTAAAGGTGCAACAGCCTGGATTTTAATATGTTCGATTTTTGTCGCTTCGATTGGATTGAATGCAAATTCAACGGCAGTTGTAATCGGTGCCATGTTGATATCACCGTTGATGGGTCCAATTTTGGGTGTAGGTTACTCAATTGCCGTCAATGATATTGATATTCTCAGGAAATCTTTGGTGAATTTAGGGGTAATGATTGTACTGAGTTTAATAACAGCCTTTCTTTTTTTCTATCTATTTCCCTTAAGTGAAGATACCTCGGAATTGTTGGGTAGAACGCGCCCAGATATTCGGGATGTACTAATTGCGTTTTTTGGTGGTTTGGCCTTAATAATAGCGCGAACCAAAAGAGGAACCATTGCATCTGTAATATTCGGTGTTGCCATTGCTACAGCATTGATGCCTCCCCTTTGTACTGCCGGTTATGGTTTAGCAATAGGTAATTTTAGGTATTTCGGAGGTGCCATGTACCTATTTGGTATTAACACCATTTTTATTGCCTTGGCGACGTTTGTGGTATTAAAAATATTAAGGTTTCCTATGCAGAAATATGCTAACTCTAAAAAGAGAAGGTTTATTTCAAGAATGGCAACTTTATTAGCAATAGTAGTTATGATTCCAGCAGTTTGGACATTTTTAAATGTATTAACTGAAACTGGTTACGAAAGCGATTATAAAAAATTCTTCAAAAAGAATATCGAATCTAATGATGCACTTTGGTTACAGCGTCAGAACTTGGATATGGATAAAAAAGTCATTTCATTATATTTTAATGGTGATGTGACTGAAGCAACAGAAATCTCACTTCAAAATAGTTTGAAGGACTATGAAAATATACATGATTTCGAATTAAGAATAAACACCAATAAATTACGAAGTACTGACCTTATTCTTCAATCGTATGATAGAGCTATTAAAGAACTCGAAGAAAAAGATTATACAATACAGGGCTTAAAAGAAGAGATTTCTAAACTGGAAGAGACTATAGATAATTTGGCCAAAAATGCCAATGGAGGAAACAATGGAAACTTTGTATTTAGTTCATTAGCTAAAGAAGCTAAGGAAAAATTTCCTGGGTTAGATTATTTGTCGGTTTCTAGAACGATGGAATCCTCAGATTTCAGCACTGTAGATACCTTAACAGTAGTTGGTGTGAAGTGGGAGGATAAAGTTGCAGATTCCTTAAAAACCAAAAACGAATCGGAAATAGTAAAATGGTTGGACGCTAAGTTTAATACTAAAAAAATACAGCTGTTGAGGAAGTAA
- a CDS encoding mannose-1-phosphate guanylyltransferase yields the protein MNKNYYAILMAGGIGSRFWPVSTQEFPKQFHDMFGSGETLIQKTFSRLSQIIPVENILILTNHKYKGLVMEQLPNISEEQVLLEPEMRNTAPCILYAALKIQKQNKEALILVAPSDHWIEDENSFSEDVRRSFDFCSGNDALMTLGIKPTFPNTGYGYIEYETNTDERIKKVKQFREKPDVATAQHFISQGNFLWNAGIFIWSATSVIKAFENNQPELFNLFQSGYQAYNTFDENHFIEENYGKAENISVDYAIMEQSTNVFVLPASFDWNDLGTWVSLYEKMPKDENGNAKVNCHSVLDASKGNMIRTAKGKVVVLEGISDYIIVDKDDVLLIFPKNKEQEIKQLRSRVGSEFGDHYI from the coding sequence ATGAATAAGAATTATTACGCAATATTGATGGCAGGTGGAATTGGTTCTAGGTTTTGGCCTGTTAGCACACAAGAATTTCCGAAACAATTTCATGATATGTTTGGTAGTGGTGAAACTCTTATACAAAAGACTTTTTCCAGATTGTCCCAAATAATTCCAGTGGAGAATATTTTAATTCTTACCAATCACAAATACAAAGGTTTGGTAATGGAGCAATTACCAAATATTTCTGAAGAGCAGGTCTTGCTTGAACCTGAAATGAGAAATACAGCACCATGCATATTATATGCAGCCTTAAAAATTCAAAAACAGAATAAGGAAGCTTTAATTCTTGTTGCCCCAAGTGATCACTGGATAGAGGATGAAAATTCTTTTTCTGAAGATGTTAGGCGGTCATTCGACTTTTGTTCTGGGAATGATGCTTTAATGACATTGGGTATTAAGCCAACTTTTCCTAATACTGGTTACGGTTATATAGAGTACGAAACTAATACTGATGAAAGAATCAAAAAGGTAAAGCAATTTAGAGAAAAGCCAGATGTAGCAACTGCACAACATTTTATTTCCCAAGGAAATTTTCTCTGGAATGCGGGTATATTTATATGGAGTGCTACTAGTGTTATTAAGGCCTTTGAAAATAATCAGCCTGAATTATTTAATCTGTTCCAATCGGGTTACCAAGCATATAACACTTTTGATGAAAACCATTTTATAGAGGAAAACTATGGCAAAGCGGAAAATATTTCCGTTGACTATGCAATAATGGAACAATCAACCAATGTATTTGTCTTGCCAGCCTCATTCGATTGGAATGATTTAGGAACTTGGGTAAGTTTGTATGAAAAAATGCCAAAGGACGAAAATGGTAATGCCAAGGTAAATTGCCATTCTGTGCTTGATGCCTCTAAAGGGAACATGATTCGCACCGCCAAAGGCAAGGTTGTTGTATTGGAAGGTATTAGCGATTATATCATAGTTGATAAAGATGATGTTTTGCTTATCTTTCCGAAAAATAAAGAGCAGGAAATTAAGCAATTAAGATCTAGGGTAGGCTCTGAATTTGGTGATCATTACATCTAA
- the pdhA gene encoding pyruvate dehydrogenase (acetyl-transferring) E1 component subunit alpha: MEKITKETYLKWYEDMLFWRKFEDKLAAVYIQQKVRGFLHLYNGQEAILAGALHAMDLTKDKMITAYRNHVQPIGMGVDPRRVMAELYGKATGTSQGLGGSMHIFSKEHRFYGGHGIVGGQIPLGAGIAFGDKYHGSDAVTLCCFGDGAARQGSLHETFNLAMLWQLPVVFVCENNGYAMGTSVARTASHTEIWKLGLGYEMPCGPVDGMNPVKVAEAFDEAIQRARRGDGPTFLELKTYRYRGHSMSDAQHYRTKEEVEEYKKIDPITQVKDIILKEKYANEAEIKEIDKRVKDKVKECEKFAEESPYPEINVMYDSVYEQEDYPFINHKI; encoded by the coding sequence ATGGAAAAGATTACCAAAGAAACATACCTAAAATGGTATGAGGACATGCTCTTTTGGAGGAAGTTTGAAGACAAACTTGCGGCTGTTTACATTCAACAAAAAGTTAGAGGTTTTTTACACTTGTATAACGGGCAGGAAGCAATCCTAGCTGGTGCTCTACATGCAATGGATCTTACTAAAGATAAAATGATAACAGCTTATAGAAACCACGTGCAACCCATTGGGATGGGTGTAGATCCAAGAAGGGTAATGGCTGAGTTATATGGAAAGGCTACAGGAACTTCACAAGGTTTGGGAGGTTCTATGCATATATTTTCTAAGGAACATCGGTTTTATGGAGGTCACGGTATAGTCGGTGGTCAAATTCCATTGGGGGCAGGAATTGCTTTTGGTGATAAATACCATGGAAGTGATGCTGTAACCCTTTGTTGCTTTGGTGATGGTGCTGCCAGACAAGGTTCATTACACGAAACATTTAACTTGGCGATGCTGTGGCAATTACCTGTTGTATTTGTTTGTGAAAACAATGGTTATGCTATGGGTACCTCAGTTGCAAGAACTGCTAGCCATACCGAAATTTGGAAACTAGGTCTTGGTTACGAAATGCCTTGCGGTCCCGTTGACGGGATGAATCCGGTAAAGGTGGCAGAAGCTTTTGATGAAGCTATACAGCGAGCACGACGTGGGGACGGACCAACATTCTTGGAATTAAAGACATATAGATATAGAGGGCATTCGATGAGTGATGCTCAACATTATAGAACTAAAGAGGAAGTTGAGGAATACAAAAAAATAGACCCAATTACCCAGGTTAAGGATATTATCTTGAAGGAAAAGTATGCTAATGAAGCAGAAATTAAGGAGATAGACAAGCGTGTGAAAGATAAGGTGAAAGAATGCGAGAAATTTGCTGAAGAGTCACCGTATCCTGAAATTAATGTCATGTATGATTCCGTTTACGAACAAGAAGATTATCCATTTATTAATCACAAAATATAA
- a CDS encoding HAD family hydrolase, producing MPNFECVIFDCDGVLVDSEPLSNGMLVTMANELGASIDLDFAYRNFKGHSLQHCLKVISTLIQDSLPRTFENEYRERSYEIFKTEMTPIEGIEEVLQSLDKPFCVASSGPREKIRLNLKKTGLLPYFQNAIYSCYDIQKWKPDPGIFLHAAASMGFKVEDCLVIEDSVAGVTAAKNGGFEVLAFTENDVLDELTTISNGTFGSMKELRSLLSV from the coding sequence ATGCCAAACTTTGAATGTGTCATTTTTGATTGCGATGGTGTACTGGTGGATAGTGAACCTCTTAGCAATGGTATGTTGGTTACCATGGCTAATGAATTAGGTGCTTCCATTGACTTAGATTTTGCTTATAGAAATTTTAAAGGACATTCCTTACAACATTGTCTTAAAGTTATATCTACCCTTATCCAGGATAGCCTACCTCGGACTTTCGAGAATGAATACAGGGAAAGGTCTTACGAAATTTTTAAAACTGAAATGACACCTATTGAAGGAATAGAAGAAGTTCTTCAATCTTTAGATAAGCCTTTTTGTGTCGCATCTAGTGGACCACGAGAGAAGATTCGGTTAAATCTCAAAAAGACGGGGCTCCTTCCATATTTTCAAAATGCAATATATAGTTGCTACGATATCCAAAAATGGAAACCAGACCCTGGAATTTTTCTTCATGCCGCGGCTTCTATGGGTTTTAAAGTGGAAGATTGTTTGGTAATTGAAGACAGTGTTGCAGGAGTCACCGCGGCAAAAAATGGAGGTTTTGAAGTGCTTGCATTTACTGAAAATGATGTATTGGATGAACTTACAACAATTTCTAATGGAACATTTGGCTCAATGAAGGAATTACGGAGCTTATTGAGCGTTTAA
- a CDS encoding M20/M25/M40 family metallo-hydrolase, which produces MKISTLFLAIILVVSCKNHGRIDGKPESNNVSSIQKPPVISVEEIKTKMEFFTSDKLMGRKSGTPGQVKAGEYIEDFFTSNNIVPYFQTYRDSFPLKEGVGFNVVGYLEGNDVVLKNDIVILGAHYDHIGISKNIVDGDSIANGANDDASGTVAILELAKHFKALNNNKRSVVFALFDAEEMGLIGSKHMAERIKSDGSVPYAMINFELVGVPGAPGSELSFITGYDVSTLPQVLNNAAKDTVVGFSELAKKYQLFKSSDNYGFYQAFNMPAHAISTTDLALFQYYHTVDDEYDKMDFDHMKNFIEKMIPALDGLINGPRGELKMNE; this is translated from the coding sequence ATGAAAATATCAACTCTTTTTCTTGCAATAATATTGGTTGTTAGTTGTAAGAATCATGGTAGAATTGATGGCAAACCCGAAAGCAATAATGTCTCCTCAATTCAAAAACCTCCAGTAATTTCAGTTGAAGAAATAAAAACTAAAATGGAGTTCTTCACCTCAGATAAATTGATGGGTAGAAAATCTGGTACCCCTGGTCAGGTTAAGGCTGGAGAATATATTGAGGACTTTTTTACTTCCAATAATATAGTACCGTATTTCCAAACCTACAGAGATAGCTTTCCTCTTAAAGAGGGCGTTGGGTTTAATGTAGTAGGTTATTTAGAAGGAAATGATGTCGTATTGAAGAACGATATAGTTATCCTAGGGGCCCATTATGATCATATTGGGATAAGTAAAAATATTGTTGATGGAGATTCTATAGCAAATGGCGCAAATGATGATGCCTCTGGAACTGTTGCAATCCTTGAACTTGCAAAACATTTTAAGGCCTTAAATAACAATAAGCGATCTGTGGTTTTTGCATTGTTCGATGCAGAAGAAATGGGATTGATAGGTTCAAAACATATGGCAGAAAGAATAAAATCTGATGGAAGCGTACCTTATGCGATGATAAATTTTGAATTGGTTGGGGTGCCAGGTGCACCTGGATCAGAATTGTCATTTATTACGGGCTACGATGTCTCTACCTTACCCCAGGTATTAAATAATGCTGCTAAAGATACTGTAGTCGGATTTTCTGAATTGGCTAAGAAATATCAATTGTTTAAAAGTTCTGACAATTATGGATTTTACCAAGCCTTTAATATGCCCGCGCATGCCATTTCTACAACGGATTTGGCATTGTTCCAATATTACCATACTGTCGATGATGAATATGACAAGATGGATTTCGACCACATGAAAAATTTTATCGAAAAAATGATACCAGCCTTGGACGGTCTGATTAATGGACCGAGAGGTGAATTGAAAATGAATGAGTAA
- a CDS encoding ABC transporter ATP-binding protein, which produces MIVVENLHKSFGDSEVLKGITTTFDPGKTNLIIGQSGAGKTVFLKCLLGLITPDEGYICYNDKKYCDLSDDQKSDLRAEMGMVFQGSALFDSMTILQNVMFPLRLFTKQSKSEMEARADEVLKRVNLADAHNKFPSEASGGMQKRVAIARAIVNKPKYLFCDEPNSGLDPRTAILIDNLIQEITKEYNITTVINTHDMNSVMEIGEKIIFLKNGLKEWEGSHETIFKTDNEAVTNFVYSSELFKKVRQMYIEEKNI; this is translated from the coding sequence ATGATCGTAGTAGAAAATTTACACAAGTCATTTGGGGACTCAGAGGTTTTAAAAGGAATCACAACAACCTTTGATCCTGGTAAAACAAATCTCATTATTGGACAGAGTGGCGCAGGAAAAACAGTTTTTCTTAAATGCCTTCTTGGTTTAATTACACCTGATGAAGGCTATATATGCTATAACGACAAAAAATATTGTGATCTGTCGGATGATCAAAAATCCGATCTCAGAGCCGAAATGGGAATGGTTTTTCAAGGAAGTGCCCTTTTTGATTCCATGACAATCCTTCAAAATGTAATGTTCCCTCTTCGATTATTCACTAAACAAAGTAAAAGTGAAATGGAAGCAAGAGCAGATGAAGTGTTGAAAAGGGTAAATCTTGCGGATGCCCATAATAAATTTCCTAGTGAGGCTTCTGGGGGAATGCAGAAAAGGGTGGCCATTGCCAGGGCTATTGTAAATAAACCAAAATATTTGTTCTGTGATGAACCTAACTCCGGATTAGACCCGAGAACCGCAATCCTAATAGATAACTTAATTCAAGAAATCACAAAGGAATATAATATTACAACCGTAATAAACACCCACGACATGAACTCTGTGATGGAGATCGGTGAAAAGATTATTTTTCTAAAAAACGGTTTGAAAGAATGGGAAGGATCTCACGAAACTATCTTTAAGACCGACAATGAAGCAGTAACCAATTTTGTTTACTCATCAGAATTATTCAAAAAAGTGAGACAAATGTATATCGAGGAAAAGAATATCTAA
- a CDS encoding pyruvate dehydrogenase complex dihydrolipoamide acetyltransferase: MAEIINMPRLSDTMEEGTVASWLKKVGDKVEEGDILAEIETDKATMEFESFHNGTLLYIGVEEGETTKVDELLAIIGEEGEDVSDLINGGGKKSETSSNEAGSDVAPEAQEESSGEEESESAASNEERAAKADLPDGVVVVKMPRLSDTMEEGTVATWLKNVGDKVVEGDILAEIETDKATMEFESFQSGVLLHHGLKEGDSAKVDALLAILGPEGTDVSDVVKNFKSEGTTVTAPKKEEPKKAAPKEEKNDSPAPKVETSKTKTVSAQTATDGARVFASPLAKKMAEDKGIKLSQINGSGENGRIVKRDVENYQPAVGGGVAKFEPTGVESSDEVKHSQMRKVIAKRLAESKFTAPHYYLNVEFDMGNAMAFREQYNSIPDTKISFNDIVIKATAMALKQHPQVNSQWKDDKMILNHHVHIGVAVAVPDGLVVPVVRFANEQSLTQIGAEVKELAGKARNKKLQPQEMEGSTFTISNLGMFGIESFTSIINQPNSAILSVGAIVEKPVVKNGQIVVGNTMKLCLACDHRTVDGATGALFLQTLKGYIENPITMLL; encoded by the coding sequence ATGGCTGAAATCATAAATATGCCTCGCTTAAGTGATACCATGGAAGAAGGTACTGTTGCCTCATGGTTGAAGAAGGTTGGTGATAAGGTTGAAGAAGGGGATATTCTAGCCGAGATTGAAACTGATAAAGCCACCATGGAATTTGAATCTTTCCATAACGGTACTTTATTGTACATCGGAGTTGAGGAAGGTGAAACTACCAAGGTTGATGAATTGTTGGCAATTATTGGTGAGGAAGGTGAGGATGTGTCTGATCTTATAAATGGTGGAGGTAAAAAATCTGAAACATCTTCAAATGAAGCCGGTTCAGACGTTGCGCCTGAAGCTCAGGAAGAATCATCCGGTGAGGAGGAAAGTGAATCAGCAGCTTCAAATGAAGAGCGAGCCGCCAAAGCAGATCTGCCTGATGGAGTGGTAGTTGTGAAAATGCCCAGGTTGAGTGATACGATGGAGGAAGGTACTGTTGCAACTTGGTTAAAAAATGTTGGTGATAAGGTTGTAGAGGGCGATATATTAGCTGAGATTGAAACAGATAAGGCTACAATGGAATTTGAGTCATTTCAATCAGGAGTGCTTTTGCATCATGGCTTAAAGGAGGGTGATTCCGCTAAAGTAGATGCGCTTTTAGCTATTTTAGGTCCTGAGGGAACGGATGTGTCTGATGTGGTTAAAAACTTTAAGTCTGAAGGCACCACAGTGACTGCACCCAAGAAGGAAGAGCCTAAAAAGGCTGCTCCTAAAGAAGAAAAGAATGATTCCCCTGCACCGAAGGTTGAAACATCAAAAACAAAGACTGTTTCTGCACAAACCGCTACTGATGGTGCAAGAGTTTTTGCCTCTCCTCTTGCCAAAAAAATGGCTGAAGATAAGGGTATAAAGCTATCCCAAATAAATGGTTCTGGTGAAAATGGCAGGATCGTAAAACGTGATGTAGAAAACTATCAACCTGCAGTTGGTGGTGGAGTGGCTAAATTTGAACCTACAGGTGTTGAAAGTTCGGATGAAGTTAAACACTCCCAAATGAGAAAAGTCATAGCTAAGCGCTTGGCTGAATCGAAATTTACTGCACCACATTATTATCTAAATGTTGAGTTCGACATGGGTAATGCTATGGCTTTTAGGGAGCAATACAATAGTATTCCTGATACAAAAATATCTTTTAATGATATTGTAATTAAGGCGACTGCTATGGCTTTAAAGCAACATCCACAAGTAAATTCCCAATGGAAAGATGATAAAATGATATTAAACCACCATGTTCATATAGGAGTGGCTGTTGCTGTTCCTGATGGATTGGTAGTACCTGTGGTCCGCTTTGCCAACGAGCAAAGCTTAACCCAGATTGGCGCTGAGGTTAAGGAATTGGCGGGTAAAGCTCGAAACAAAAAGTTACAACCTCAGGAAATGGAAGGAAGCACTTTTACTATTTCTAATTTGGGGATGTTTGGTATAGAAAGTTTTACTTCGATTATCAATCAGCCTAATTCAGCAATTTTGTCTGTTGGAGCGATTGTAGAGAAACCAGTAGTTAAAAACGGTCAGATTGTGGTTGGCAACACAATGAAATTGTGCCTCGCATGCGATCACAGAACCGTGGATGGTGCTACGGGTGCCTTATTTTTGCAAACATTGAAAGGGTATATAGAAAACCCTATCACCATGCTATTATAA
- a CDS encoding SprT-like domain-containing protein, translating to MKEGLSKYLPTNSVEMVLELLNHDRLELKIKNERRTRHGDYRRLPNGKHQISINNSLNPYRFLITLIHEIAHFEAYSKYGRQIKPHGIEWKHTFKILMLPFINPDIFPEELLPMLAKHFKNPKATSDTDVKLALALKQFDAPNDKSFIFDVPYGQTFRLYNGKVFKKGNIRRKRYECIELRTGRTYLFNPNAEVEILES from the coding sequence ATGAAGGAAGGCCTTAGTAAATATTTACCAACCAATTCCGTCGAAATGGTTCTCGAATTGTTGAATCATGATCGATTGGAATTAAAGATTAAGAATGAACGGAGAACCCGTCATGGGGATTATAGGCGATTGCCAAATGGTAAACATCAAATTTCGATAAACAATAGTCTCAATCCATATAGATTTTTAATTACGCTTATACATGAAATTGCACATTTTGAGGCGTATTCTAAATATGGGAGACAAATAAAGCCTCATGGAATTGAATGGAAGCATACATTCAAAATCCTTATGTTGCCGTTTATCAATCCAGATATCTTTCCGGAAGAATTGTTACCCATGCTTGCTAAACATTTTAAAAACCCCAAGGCAACTAGCGATACCGATGTTAAATTAGCGTTAGCTTTAAAACAGTTCGATGCTCCTAATGACAAATCCTTTATTTTTGATGTTCCCTACGGACAAACCTTTAGACTTTATAACGGTAAGGTTTTTAAAAAGGGTAATATAAGGCGCAAACGCTATGAATGTATTGAATTAAGAACAGGAAGAACTTACCTTTTCAATCCAAACGCTGAGGTTGAAATCCTTGAATCTTAG
- a CDS encoding helix-turn-helix domain-containing protein, with product MVNQLSNNTPFYVSVYTTDAIHSLDHGQLTLFKQRLYNSIEKSIISNEGQIEHQQPTTYLGSFNSASDAIFAALQIKRKSKYNLTSLNKVISDIEIIVFEKSEIDLHSELDRWICKFVNYSIVATSAIEKHFYKNNTNLKLDKEEVKVLRDQDFKFLKALFSELESNFNSPLFDVNELCEKLKLPYSKVYSVITRLIHRNPSSIIRDFRLHKSLIYIEKNSHNIKSIAKKSGFSDASYYAKSFKNVFGISPSRLKK from the coding sequence ATGGTTAATCAATTATCAAATAATACCCCTTTTTATGTTTCTGTTTACACTACAGATGCCATTCATAGTCTAGATCACGGTCAATTGACTTTGTTTAAGCAACGACTTTATAACAGCATTGAAAAAAGCATTATTTCTAATGAAGGGCAAATAGAACATCAACAACCCACAACCTATCTAGGAAGCTTCAATTCTGCTTCGGATGCTATATTTGCTGCGTTGCAGATTAAACGGAAATCTAAATACAATCTAACCTCTCTTAATAAGGTAATTTCTGATATTGAAATTATTGTTTTCGAAAAATCTGAAATCGATTTACACTCTGAATTGGATCGATGGATTTGCAAGTTTGTTAATTACTCGATAGTAGCAACTTCTGCCATCGAAAAGCATTTTTATAAGAACAACACAAATTTAAAATTAGACAAAGAAGAGGTGAAGGTTTTAAGAGATCAAGATTTTAAATTTCTAAAAGCACTTTTTTCGGAACTAGAGTCTAATTTTAATTCTCCACTCTTCGATGTAAACGAGCTATGTGAGAAATTAAAATTACCATATTCAAAAGTTTATTCCGTGATTACTCGGTTAATTCACAGAAATCCCTCTTCAATAATTCGTGATTTTCGATTGCATAAATCATTAATTTACATTGAAAAAAATTCCCACAATATAAAATCAATCGCTAAGAAATCAGGGTTCAGTGATGCTAGTTATTATGCAAAATCCTTTAAAAATGTTTTTGGAATAAGCCCTTCCAGATTGAAGAAATAA
- a CDS encoding MlaE family ABC transporter permease, which yields MTYLHNIGQYFIMIGAMFRKPTRWSVLRTLIFKDIDDLIIGSLGIVSFISFFVGGVITIQTALNLTNPLIPKTLVGFATRQSVILEFAPTLISIIMAGKVGSFITSSIGTMRVTEQIDALEVMGVNAVNYLIFPKFVAMMLYPFVISIAMFLGIIGGLAACVFGGFVTPDNYITGVQLEFIPFHMIYAFIKTLVFAFILATIPSYHGYYMKGGALEVGEASTTSFVWTSVVIILLNYILTQMLLS from the coding sequence ATGACGTATCTACATAATATTGGTCAGTACTTCATAATGATTGGCGCCATGTTTAGAAAACCTACGCGTTGGTCAGTTTTAAGAACACTGATTTTTAAAGATATTGATGATCTAATTATAGGATCTTTAGGGATAGTTTCCTTTATTTCCTTTTTCGTTGGTGGAGTTATCACCATTCAAACAGCATTAAACCTAACCAACCCTTTAATTCCTAAGACCCTAGTTGGTTTCGCTACAAGACAATCGGTAATTCTAGAATTCGCACCTACCCTAATATCAATTATTATGGCAGGGAAAGTTGGTTCGTTTATTACGAGTAGCATTGGGACAATGAGGGTAACTGAACAAATTGATGCGTTAGAAGTCATGGGAGTAAATGCGGTTAATTACCTTATTTTTCCAAAGTTCGTGGCAATGATGTTATACCCATTTGTAATTTCTATTGCCATGTTTCTGGGTATTATTGGTGGACTGGCAGCCTGTGTTTTTGGCGGATTTGTAACACCTGATAATTATATCACAGGCGTACAGTTAGAGTTTATTCCATTTCATATGATCTATGCTTTCATAAAAACGTTGGTTTTTGCTTTTATTTTAGCAACTATACCTTCTTATCATGGATATTATATGAAAGGTGGAGCTCTCGAGGTGGGCGAGGCGAGTACAACTTCATTTGTTTGGACAAGTGTTGTTATAATTCTGCTGAATTATATTTTAACCCAAATGTTACTAAGCTGA